A window of Aurantibacillus circumpalustris genomic DNA:
CAGTATTGGCCCAGCCTTCTGGCAGTTCCCATAATGATCTATAAAAAGGGTGACAAAATAATTCGGTTTCTAAGTGTTGGTGTTTTTTTGATGCTTGGTATTGTTTTTTCGGCCTATTTCGCGAAGTTTTACGGACTTTCGCGGTTGCTGTTTGGTGTCATGTTTTTTTCCGACCTTATAATAGCTTACGGAATCACCTTATTTTTTAATAAAGAAAGCACAATGCTGAAGCGGTACTATACAGGTCTGGTCTTCTTTGCAATGGTTCTATGCCTGTTCATAAACAGGGTTTATCTAAGACAAGTTTTCAGGAATCTAAAAAATGAAAAACAAATAGATTATTGTAAAAAGCTGGATTTCATTAAGGAAATCGTTCCTCCTGGTGAAACTATTCTTTCTGATGTTGGCACAAATAATATGATCCCAACCTACGGAGCAAGAGTTCTTGCAACATTCTATCCCGTGTATTGGATTCAGGATATTAAATCGAGAAGAGAATCGGTTGCAGTTTTTTTTGACCCTGAAAAACCGAATTCACTCCGTTTGAAGGCGCTGTTGAACTATAAACCCGAATATATTTTGATTGACCGCAGCAAATTTAATTTTGAAGAAAGTACAGAAATGTGGCTAAGATCGATAAGCGCAAACACTCAAAAGCGAGGATCAATGGAGCTGATAAAAGTAAACTATAATTTGTTCGAGTAAGAAAGTTGAAAAATATAGTTTTTTTCCCATTTGATCATCTTCTCATCTAACACCTTCAGATTTAGTCCATGTAAAGAAGCTATTTTTTTGATTCTTTGAATGTCGCAGTTTTCCTCGAGAATCATGTACGTTTCTGTCTGGTCGTTCACATAAGTTTTTAACTGGCTGGAAAGCCTTTCAAAATATTCCCCGTTTTCACCACAATACCAAGCATAATGCGCGTTTGTTTCTACCTTTTTAAAATAATAAGGCGGGTTTATAACTACAAAATCAAATAACTGCGATGGGATATTCATAAATAAATCACTCTGATAAATATGGAGGTTTTCAGAGGACTTAAAATTCATGGAAAAATTTAACTGCGTATTTTCGACAGCTTTAGGGTCTATATCGATGGCGGTTACAGACGCTCCCTTCTGAAAAGCCAACATACTTAGCACTCCGGTCCCAGATCCTATTTCAAGAAAATTTAAATTTGTAAACTTTTTTTCTAAAAGAAATTTGTATAGATATTTTGTGCTGAAAAATAGTTTTGGGTGAAACACTTCCTTAAATACCTTTAGTTTAAATTTATCAAATTTAACATTCGAATCACTTTTAAGGTAAAGCTTAAGAATGTACTTATAAAACGTATTATAAAAAATATACGATAAACGACGCATTTAAAAACCTTCTGTTTCGGGTTGCCTATATTTCCAGAGCACCTGTAATAATCTTAGTTCTTTTGGAAATGTGTATAATTTGAGCTTATACCTCCAGATACTCGCTAGTTTAAAAACTAATTTTTTTACGGGACTTAATTTTATATCCGACACCGTTGGATGGTAAGCATTTAATACTGTTTCGAAATTTCTTATTTTATCGATCATGTAGGGCTTTAACCAAGGTGTCAATGGGTTTTTTCTGAGATCAAAGTTTTCCCATGCCGGACTGATCCAATCTTCAAGCGTTTCTGGAAATTTAAACCCTTCAGATTTAACCTGTTCATACATGTCAGAACCTTCACTTGGCACGGGACTGTAGGTGTATATAATTATTTCTGTTTCGCGATTTACTTCTTTTATTTTTCGAATAAATGCAATATCATCGTCAATTTGTTTATTCACCCTGCTTTCTGATTCTAGTGGTGTGCCGAGAACAAATGAATACTCAGGGATAATTCCAAATTTTTTAAGCCGTTCGGCAAAGCTTACAATTTGTTCCGCGGTTTGAGTTCCGCCTTTATCCATTTTTTTTAATATTTCATCGCTTCCAGTCTCTGCTCCAAAGAAGATCATTTTGCAACCTGCTTCTTTAATCAGTTGCAAAGATTCATCTTTATATTTATCCATGGTATCAATTCGCGCTTCTCCCCACCACACCATGTTTTCATTCTTAATAAGTTTTGCGAATTCAACGACACGTTTTTCGGAGACAAAAAAATTATTATCATGAAATTCTATAGCATCGGCACCATACTTGTCTTTCAAAGCTTTCACATCTGAGTAAACTCCCAACGCTGATTTGCCTTTCCATCGAGCGTTGTAAATAGGAACTACCGCGCAGAAGGAGCAGGTAAAAGGACAACCAAAACTGCTATGATACGCCAAGGTTTTTTTCCCTAAATAAGACGGACCAAGATACCTTTCAATTGGATAAAATTTGTTGAGAGCATCGTAAGGCAATTGAGGCAATTTATCGAGATCTGGCAGTTCGTCCTTGCCGGTTTTAATAAACTTATCTTCTTTTTTATAGATGAGATTTTTAATATTTTCTAAAGGCAAATTTTCAGCGATAGCTTTTAGTAATTGTGGGAAGGTAGAATCTCCGGGACCGTTAACCACATAATCTACAAAACCAGAGTTTAAACACACTTTATATTGATTCGATGCAAAATACCCACCCCAAACAATTGTTACCGCTGGATATTTTTCTCTAATTTTTTTACTGATTGGAATTGCTTCCTTTAATTGAGGGCCTGGCATAACGCTACAGCCAAAACAAGTATATTCTCCAGTTGAAAGGTATTTGTCAATTTTCAACCACGAATCTTTTTCTAAGTTTCCATCTACAATTGTCCATTCGTAAGTTGAATGAATACTTGCCGCAACCTGCAAAATACTGTTAGGAATGCGGGGTTTGTACTTAGCTGCGCGGGGATTAAATAGTAATACTCGTGATTTCATAACTTGAAGTGAACTAAGGTATAAAAAAAAGAATGAAATTGATCGTCATTAGACCCTTTATATATGATAAGTTTATTTTGGAATATTTGAACTGAATAAAAAAGAACGCGAGAAAAGCGTTTTAAGAAAACCTAATATTATTCTGAGTTTGAAGTTAAATTTTAAAGATAGAAAAAGATGAGAGCGGGCTTTTTTTAATTCGAAATTTTCTAAATTTAGTCTTGCCATTTTGAAATGATTTTCAGCGGAGATTTTTGTAAAATCTTTTTTGCTCACATGCCCCCTTTGATGCAGGTATTTAAGGGTTTCATTGTATTCAAAATAAGGGCGCAGATCTGATTTAGAACTAATTTGGCTCATGTTTGACTCATGTTTTCTCATGTAGGAAAGAACACGACCGATATAAATGCTTTTTGAATTATATAAAGCCCTGCATATAAAGTCATGGTCTCCATGAAAAAAACTTTCATTGAAACCACCTATTTTTACAAATAGATCCCGTCGCATAAAAATATTCGTACCGTAGGTAAGTGGGACATTGTGAATTAGCACTTCTGTTTTAATATCTATAAATTTCTTATCTTCTAGATGTTTTCCACGAGACGCCTTTAGTTGAAAGGGAGAAGAGAATTCCTGGCAGTCGGTTAAGCAAAGTTCAGCAGAGCCTTCTATGCAAGCTAAAAGACATCTTTCAAGTTTTTCGGGATGCCAGAGATCATCTGAATCGATGAATGCAATAAATTCCATTTTACTTTTGCTCACCGCCAGATTACGCAAAGTCGTTAAATGCCCAATTCTAGGAGAATAGAAATAGTGAATCCTTGTATCTACGAATGAACGCACTATCTCTTCAGTATTATCAGTACTTCCATCGTCAATAATAATTAATTCAAAATTTGAAAGTGTTTGACCTAGCACCGATCTAATTGTTTCTCCAATTAGATGCGCTCTATTATTAGTAACTATTAAAACACTAATTCCGGGCATATAACAGGTGTGTTTTTAAATAGATCAGCGTTATTGAAGATCCAATAGTATTGCTTAAAAAGGAACCAATTATACCAAATTGTTGAGCCAGCAAAAGCGAGAGAAGAATATTAACTATACCAGTAACTACTAATGCTTTTAAGATTACGGTTTGTTTTTCTAATCGCGTAAAATTATACATTTGAGTTAATACCATTGTGAATAAAAACACATTAAGAAAAACTAGCAATGTAAACCAAAAACCGAACGTGATTCTATAGTAATAGTTACAGATTAGGTAAGCAAAAGCAGCACTCACCAGTGAAAATAGTAACCCTGCCTTAATCGAAAAAATAGAAAATTTTTCAAAACTTGATAAATTATACCGGAATATATTAGCGGAAAAGGTACTTACAAGTGTTGCGTAGCTAACTAGACATAATCCTACAAGATTCAATATTATAAAATAAATACTCATTTGTTCTTTGTTTACTACTAAACCAACCGAATACAAATCGGCTTTTGAACACGCAAAGCCTGCCAGCGCAACAAAAAAGTAATTTCTTGAAAACTTGACGAGGGAAACACCTCCGGTAAAATTAAATCGAAAAATAATATACTTTCTAAAAAAAATAAAACAAACAATCACTCGGAGGAATTCGATAAAAACAAGTTCCGCAAAAAGAATTAGGGGATTTGCACTATTTTGATCGACACTGATAAAAACGAGTAAAACAATATTGAGGCAGAAATCTATGATCAAAAAAACGTGAAATTTTTTTTGCACGGTTATAAGTGTTTCAAACACCGAAGTAAAAAGTTTTAAAAGTAAATATACTGCGATAAACAGCTTGAACGCTCCTACTACTGGAAGAAGGAATATTATCAGTAGTGATGGCAGGAACAAAAGGACTCTACTATTTAATAATGTATTAATAGACTCTTTTAGTTTAGAGGGTTCGCTGACGAGTAGTTTGGTACTGAAATCTTTACCACCCCAATTACTAAAAACAAAAATAAGATTAATGGTTGTGATGCAGTAAACATAGCTACTAAGCAGTGCTGTAGATTTGTAATGCAAAAGAACATAATTAATGAAGAGGCCTATTAGACTAATAAAAGCTGTTCTTGAAACATTTGAAAAAGACAACAATAAGCGATCCAATGTTTTGTGGCTTGGCTTTTTTATGGTCTTCAAAACGAGCATCGCTATTTATTTTTTTCTTAAAAGTAGAATCGGTCTTTCAACGAAATTAAAGAATGTTGTTGAAAACACTAATAAAATTGAGAAATAGACTAAAGTAAATAGCAGACCTTGAAAAAAGTTCTCAGGAGTATAAAAATTAAGAAGTGAAAATTGAATGAGATATAGGTGTGACAGAAGGACAGAATAACTAATTAAACTTATGTGCGTGAGCATTGCCGCTAATTTTTTTTTCAAGAAACGAAATGGCTCTATGAAGAAGAATGGTAATGTCAGACTCATAAAGGCTGGCACAAGAAAAAATAAAAGCATCTGATATATTTTCAAATTCAAAAACGGTGTCGTGAAGTAAAAAGCAATAGAAAAGGTGAATCCCAATAAAAATAGAATAATTTTGTACTTAGAAAAGTAGGCCACATATTGATCCATAAGCATTCGAATAAGAAAGCCATATATTAGTGCATCCATTCTAAATAGTACAACTTTTCTTAGATCCCAGTCAGTTTGTAGGTCATTGTATGCTACATGAAATATCCTTACGAAGTTGGCAACAATTAGTTCGACTGATAGTAAAATAATTACCTGCTTTTTAGTTAATGGTTTTTTTGCAACATATCTGTACAATAAAATTGGAATAGGAAGTAATAGAAAAGACCATTCCTCGATCGGAAGCGGCCATATTTCTGGAAAAAAAGTTGGGTGTCTGCCTGCAAGATTTTGTGTAAATAAGAAG
This region includes:
- a CDS encoding methyltransferase is translated as MRRLSYIFYNTFYKYILKLYLKSDSNVKFDKFKLKVFKEVFHPKLFFSTKYLYKFLLEKKFTNLNFLEIGSGTGVLSMLAFQKGASVTAIDIDPKAVENTQLNFSMNFKSSENLHIYQSDLFMNIPSQLFDFVVINPPYYFKKVETNAHYAWYCGENGEYFERLSSQLKTYVNDQTETYMILEENCDIQRIKKIASLHGLNLKVLDEKMIKWEKNYIFQLSYSNKL
- a CDS encoding B12-binding domain-containing radical SAM protein — its product is MKSRVLLFNPRAAKYKPRIPNSILQVAASIHSTYEWTIVDGNLEKDSWLKIDKYLSTGEYTCFGCSVMPGPQLKEAIPISKKIREKYPAVTIVWGGYFASNQYKVCLNSGFVDYVVNGPGDSTFPQLLKAIAENLPLENIKNLIYKKEDKFIKTGKDELPDLDKLPQLPYDALNKFYPIERYLGPSYLGKKTLAYHSSFGCPFTCSFCAVVPIYNARWKGKSALGVYSDVKALKDKYGADAIEFHDNNFFVSEKRVVEFAKLIKNENMVWWGEARIDTMDKYKDESLQLIKEAGCKMIFFGAETGSDEILKKMDKGGTQTAEQIVSFAERLKKFGIIPEYSFVLGTPLESESRVNKQIDDDIAFIRKIKEVNRETEIIIYTYSPVPSEGSDMYEQVKSEGFKFPETLEDWISPAWENFDLRKNPLTPWLKPYMIDKIRNFETVLNAYHPTVSDIKLSPVKKLVFKLASIWRYKLKLYTFPKELRLLQVLWKYRQPETEGF
- a CDS encoding glycosyltransferase family 2 protein; translated protein: MPGISVLIVTNNRAHLIGETIRSVLGQTLSNFELIIIDDGSTDNTEEIVRSFVDTRIHYFYSPRIGHLTTLRNLAVSKSKMEFIAFIDSDDLWHPEKLERCLLACIEGSAELCLTDCQEFSSPFQLKASRGKHLEDKKFIDIKTEVLIHNVPLTYGTNIFMRRDLFVKIGGFNESFFHGDHDFICRALYNSKSIYIGRVLSYMRKHESNMSQISSKSDLRPYFEYNETLKYLHQRGHVSKKDFTKISAENHFKMARLNLENFELKKARSHLFLSLKFNFKLRIILGFLKTLFSRSFLFSSNIPK
- a CDS encoding acyltransferase family protein translates to MIKKVTIPKAQYTKTSITNLNRNVGLDFARALCVILVIISHTNNYMGNFTVAFKFIFPIGYVIQDLFFALSGFLIGAQILKHVNSSGSLFNLLVFYKNRWVRTIPFYFIFLIINYLMFCFVYNHSKLNFFFNDFHLKDYFLFTQNLAGRHPTFFPEIWPLPIEEWSFLLLPIPILLYRYVAKKPLTKKQVIILLSVELIVANFVRIFHVAYNDLQTDWDLRKVVLFRMDALIYGFLIRMLMDQYVAYFSKYKIILFLLGFTFSIAFYFTTPFLNLKIYQMLLFFLVPAFMSLTLPFFFIEPFRFLKKKLAAMLTHISLISYSVLLSHLYLIQFSLLNFYTPENFFQGLLFTLVYFSILLVFSTTFFNFVERPILLLRKK